A single Planctomycetota bacterium DNA region contains:
- a CDS encoding FlgD immunoglobulin-like domain containing protein, with product MTRSLLLALGLLLAAPRPSAMGAATAGFPTEDDFVVVSDPASPRVAYALQRERGRLTVVVEAAADGEPTVALGLHGAATLVLSDKDAVVRRSDGAVRFTFSAPGDWSALRLGLAVAWAGGPFGQPRQRERFRHTGGAPHAPLSTNPADWLPLDLAEHEALVADRRKRIAFDFEQPMEGKATIVLEDAAGQRVRNLLAGRPLARGRHRIPWDGLDEQGNVASAGTYRWRAISHPGVRPEYLFSFCNDGNPPWRTGSGTDMWGPDHSTLTAAAAGDEWTFLGGSCAESGYAMVAVDAAGVKRMHYNQVHGTGLWKIALAAGGRFLYAAHDGFAWGQHVDRKKPDWKAPMSLTLMRFDVKSGQVVPFPGNQRFAVVSTLEVGPGSANPKWEGAALGGLAFLDGKLYVSNRASNAVVVLDAETAKKVDDIPLDGPGALAAHAGRLLAVSKNAIVRVDPVSKKAERVVAGLGSPEGVAADAAGRVYVSDGQSHTVRVFDAGGRALREIGKPGGPYAGPYDPERMVHPRGLAVAPNGWLWVTEERWNPKRAVAWDLAAAKVAKEKFGPTAYGASEAGFDEADPTRWIGQGAAWKLDFARKGAAPTSILFTRPGHVGGFFKQAQYAFHRQDGRTFVVGLGGVTSISELRPDGTLRDLAFVGSTHRLCFACDWNPPAAFVEAFDAAYPTRKGKHADKGPGVLWVDSNGDGLCQADEFDFSTESDHFAGAYWGHRLHDLTIRVPATVRGRRVLVTLEPQGFLPSGAPKYPKLNAACAAAKPVDLGGNEIETAVDRFGRVVANSDPEMKCFAPDGRTLWAYPNRWTNVHGSHNAPLPETGVMQGALYFLGMARFDDQADVFVMNGNHGRFFALTSDGFYLDEMFKDVRMGAAIDAYLIGGECFGGFFGRAAPDGTFYLQSGHTDYRLFRLHGLAEARRSQGTVTVAPEQAIAAANNQVRTAASAAAGVREAAGPFRSTPPTIDGNDGDWPRSPAVRWDKSGKFPVTARIAWDARCLYLFYHVQDPSPWVNEGKDWTALFKTGDSVDLQLGADPKADPTRRGPVPGDLRLLLAPFQGKPVAVLYRHRAPGAADPVTFTSPWRSEKVDSVALVDGAKIAVTKGADDYRVEAAIPLAALGLKPPGVFRADFGALYGDPSGAITMLRSYWANQATGLVNDVPGEIMLHPNLWGTLKLEGAQE from the coding sequence ATGACACGCTCCCTCCTCCTGGCACTCGGCCTGTTGCTGGCTGCGCCCCGGCCCTCCGCGATGGGCGCCGCGACGGCCGGCTTCCCCACCGAAGACGACTTCGTCGTAGTGTCCGACCCCGCGTCGCCGCGCGTGGCCTATGCCCTCCAGCGCGAGAGGGGGCGCCTGACGGTGGTGGTCGAGGCGGCCGCAGACGGCGAGCCGACGGTAGCGCTGGGGCTCCACGGCGCGGCCACCCTCGTCCTGTCGGACAAGGATGCCGTCGTCAGGCGAAGCGACGGAGCCGTCCGCTTCACGTTCTCGGCGCCGGGCGACTGGTCGGCGTTGCGCCTGGGCCTCGCCGTGGCCTGGGCGGGCGGGCCGTTCGGCCAGCCCCGCCAGCGCGAGCGCTTCCGCCACACCGGCGGCGCGCCCCATGCCCCGCTCTCGACGAATCCGGCCGACTGGCTTCCCCTCGACCTCGCCGAGCACGAGGCCCTGGTGGCCGACCGCCGCAAGCGCATCGCGTTCGACTTCGAGCAGCCGATGGAGGGCAAGGCCACGATCGTCCTCGAGGACGCCGCCGGGCAGCGCGTCCGCAACCTGCTCGCCGGCCGGCCCCTGGCCAGAGGCCGCCACCGCATCCCCTGGGACGGCCTGGACGAGCAGGGCAACGTGGCCTCGGCGGGGACCTATCGCTGGCGGGCCATCAGCCACCCCGGCGTGCGGCCCGAATACCTCTTCTCCTTCTGCAACGACGGCAATCCCCCCTGGCGCACCGGCTCGGGCACCGACATGTGGGGGCCCGACCACAGCACCCTCACCGCGGCCGCGGCGGGCGACGAGTGGACCTTTCTCGGCGGCTCCTGCGCCGAGTCGGGCTACGCCATGGTCGCCGTGGACGCCGCGGGCGTGAAGCGCATGCACTACAACCAGGTGCACGGCACCGGGCTGTGGAAGATCGCGCTCGCCGCCGGCGGCCGCTTCCTCTACGCCGCCCACGACGGCTTTGCCTGGGGCCAGCACGTGGATCGCAAGAAGCCCGACTGGAAGGCGCCGATGAGCCTCACCCTCATGCGCTTCGACGTCAAGAGCGGCCAGGTCGTGCCGTTCCCCGGGAACCAGCGCTTTGCCGTGGTGAGCACGCTGGAGGTCGGGCCAGGCTCCGCGAACCCCAAGTGGGAGGGGGCGGCCCTCGGCGGCCTGGCCTTCCTCGATGGCAAGCTCTACGTGAGCAACCGAGCCAGCAACGCCGTCGTCGTGCTGGATGCCGAGACGGCGAAGAAGGTGGACGACATTCCCCTCGACGGCCCTGGCGCCTTGGCGGCCCACGCTGGGCGACTCCTCGCGGTCTCGAAGAACGCCATCGTCCGCGTTGACCCCGTTTCGAAGAAGGCCGAGCGCGTGGTCGCCGGCCTCGGGTCCCCCGAGGGCGTCGCGGCCGACGCCGCCGGCCGCGTCTACGTGAGCGACGGCCAGAGTCACACCGTGCGCGTCTTCGACGCCGGCGGCAGGGCTCTCCGCGAGATCGGGAAGCCCGGCGGTCCCTACGCCGGCCCGTACGACCCTGAGCGGATGGTCCACCCCCGCGGCCTCGCCGTCGCGCCCAACGGCTGGCTGTGGGTCACCGAGGAGCGCTGGAACCCCAAGCGTGCCGTGGCCTGGGACCTCGCGGCCGCCAAGGTGGCGAAGGAGAAGTTCGGCCCCACCGCCTACGGGGCCAGCGAGGCCGGGTTCGACGAGGCCGACCCCACCCGCTGGATCGGCCAGGGCGCCGCCTGGAAGCTCGATTTCGCGCGCAAGGGCGCAGCGCCCACCAGCATCCTCTTCACGCGTCCGGGGCACGTGGGCGGCTTCTTCAAGCAGGCCCAATACGCCTTCCACCGGCAGGACGGGCGAACGTTCGTCGTCGGCCTCGGCGGCGTGACCAGCATCTCGGAGCTTCGCCCCGACGGCACCTTGCGCGACCTGGCCTTCGTGGGCTCCACCCACCGCCTCTGCTTCGCCTGCGACTGGAATCCGCCCGCGGCCTTCGTCGAGGCGTTCGACGCCGCCTACCCCACCCGCAAGGGCAAGCACGCCGACAAAGGCCCCGGCGTGCTGTGGGTGGACTCCAACGGCGACGGCCTCTGCCAGGCCGACGAGTTCGACTTCTCGACCGAGAGCGACCACTTCGCCGGCGCCTACTGGGGCCACCGCCTGCACGACCTGACGATCCGCGTGCCGGCCACCGTCCGGGGCCGCCGCGTGCTCGTGACGCTCGAGCCCCAGGGCTTCCTGCCGAGCGGCGCCCCGAAGTACCCGAAACTCAACGCCGCCTGCGCCGCCGCGAAGCCCGTGGACCTCGGCGGCAATGAGATCGAGACCGCCGTGGACCGCTTCGGCCGCGTGGTGGCCAACAGCGACCCCGAGATGAAGTGCTTCGCGCCCGACGGCCGCACGCTCTGGGCCTACCCCAACCGCTGGACCAACGTGCACGGCTCGCACAACGCGCCCCTGCCCGAGACCGGCGTGATGCAGGGCGCCCTCTACTTCCTCGGCATGGCACGCTTCGACGACCAGGCCGACGTCTTCGTGATGAACGGCAACCACGGGCGCTTTTTCGCCCTCACCTCCGACGGCTTCTACCTCGACGAGATGTTCAAGGACGTGCGGATGGGCGCCGCCATTGACGCCTATCTCATCGGCGGCGAGTGCTTCGGCGGCTTCTTCGGCCGGGCCGCCCCCGACGGCACGTTCTACCTCCAGAGCGGCCACACCGACTACCGCCTCTTCCGCCTCCACGGCCTCGCCGAGGCGCGACGCAGCCAAGGCACGGTCACCGTCGCGCCCGAGCAGGCCATCGCCGCCGCCAACAACCAGGTGCGCACCGCCGCCAGCGCCGCCGCCGGCGTACGCGAGGCCGCCGGCCCGTTCCGCTCCACGCCCCCAACCATTGACGGCAACGACGGCGACTGGCCCCGCAGCCCGGCCGTCCGCTGGGACAAGTCGGGCAAGTTCCCCGTCACCGCGCGCATCGCCTGGGACGCGCGATGCCTCTACCTCTTCTATCACGTCCAGGACCCCTCGCCGTGGGTGAACGAGGGCAAGGACTGGACGGCTCTGTTCAAGACCGGCGACTCCGTGGACCTCCAGCTCGGCGCCGACCCGAAGGCCGATCCCACCCGCCGCGGCCCCGTGCCGGGCGACCTGCGGCTCCTCCTCGCCCCGTTCCAGGGCAAGCCCGTAGCCGTGCTCTACCGCCACCGCGCGCCCGGCGCCGCCGACCCCGTCACCTTCACCTCCCCCTGGCGCAGCGAGAAGGTGGACTCGGTGGCCCTCGTGGACGGGGCGAAGATCGCCGTGACGAAGGGGGCGGACGACTACCGCGTCGAGGCCGCCATCCCTCTCGCTGCGCTGGGGCTGAAGCCGCCCGGCGTGTTCCGGGCCGACTTCGGCGCCCTCTACGGCGACCCCAGCGGCGCCATCACCATGCTCCGCTCGTACTGGGCGAACCAGGCCACGGGCCTCGTGAACGACGTGCCCGGCGAAATCATGCTCCACCCCAACCTCTGGGGCACCCTGAAGCTGGAAGGAGCTCAGGAATGA
- a CDS encoding SUMF1/EgtB/PvdO family nonheme iron enzyme, translated as MAITLRRAAWLWVVAGCVSAHAGEVVMHTEVWDNTPEAFERFDQRIRDYRGRNLLGRKGVAVVPDRGNTIGGVPCLHDGDAGERGGEGRANVNGSPSVVAFYLGQPKPITQVGVFSFNGDRRANQDFEVRFADNSANPGKLPQFPEGPHLTSGDKILGRNGGGFHTWFVEKGGGTLVPGKADWVEFRLWRTYSVEAGQPAKTDRPNGWSAIVELEVFGDEGDVVTPSKEELDRRAALKKAPRQPAYEKKATWQETMIAAREGIVRWETELDLLVAPDAGVTFGPWHLIGPFAAGSKEARETEGARRIDLAKGWRQLPELKDGAMAELARPLNAKPGEMIFLCRTARIERVLDRQNPFAIGLGLGAGRVSLLPHRRTVAARRPDEPAAPNQVTWALQDGQGDYQVLAALPVAADGTAAFWFTPQPPGTRPGAGSDNHRIGRREALYEQLKKDFPDPVSVKQIAWEQEDSIWIAFERRAMSNYQKFLSDWVPGNPLFLVRQYTEAADLRRAKLEKALLAEPDALRASVGRWLEAARGAATPSDVAAARARYYALATVQEAVAEAHRVESMRLAVEDQRETFGERYPKAAEYLARIAALAGQADAALAAALAGRADALAAVLGVRAEADQASSEILLANPLLVGMDKLLLVRGGPGFTSNWSGPNSLGSELVVLSPVRPDGEVKVIHTAQGSLSNFDLRFDAAKILYSNGRHLFEVNADGTGLRQITNQADPHVFHYDPCYLPDGNILFVSTACEQAVPCTGQWYVGNIHLTDAEGRNERRITFDQDHSWNPTVLNNGRVVYTRWEYTDTPHYFSRLLFHMNPDGTEQMEYYGSNSYWPNAMYWPRPIPGHPTAIACIVSGHHGVGRMGEFLLLDPAKGRQEADGVVQRIPGRGQRVEPIIEDGLVSESWPRFAMPCPLAEPETNLGAGKYFLVTCKLTPWSPWGLYLVDVFDNMTPLLMGGYSMATPLRPRPRPPVIPPKVDLASREGAVYMVDIYSEGNLKGYPRGSIKALRVGTHHYRYGDNGDTYASSHDGGWDVKRILGTAPVYPDGSAHFLVPANTPIFIQPLDAEGKAVQTMRSWFTAMPGETLSCTGCHERQNTVPRNILTEGVKRRPVALTPWHGPARGFSFDREVQPVLDRRCAGCHDEKHRLDLRAKRLHKNPGDRYSPAYINLARYVRRAGYEADYHLAAPAEWEATTSHLVQMLKKGHNNVQLTPDEWERLYAWIDFNVPYPANWRESHRPPTDEQVERRAKYKKLHANLDDQDEAPLPLPEVVAFEPPAPEPPRPAPVQLDGWPLKPEDAARLQRETKLDTLALDLGSGVTMTLVPVPAGRFVMGDVAGFPDEFPETVAVIAQPFYIGQFEVTNEQYAQFDPAHDSAYMDGRGKDRFTRGYPVNEPRQPVIRVTWHQAMAFCDWLSRRTGQRVTLPTEAQWEWACRAGTATPWSFGAKANSVANFADASIAGWNWGRCEPDYSDGARFSVPGGQFKPNAWGLYDMHGNVAEWTLSSYRPYPYHPGDGRDDPRSGEPKVVRGGSWNDLLAFGRSASRWGYPPHQPVYNVGFRVVVTPERKVALQPAAR; from the coding sequence ATGGCAATCACCTTGAGACGGGCCGCATGGCTCTGGGTCGTCGCCGGCTGCGTGTCTGCACACGCAGGCGAGGTCGTGATGCACACCGAGGTGTGGGACAATACGCCCGAGGCGTTCGAGCGGTTCGACCAGCGGATCCGCGACTATCGGGGCCGCAACCTCCTCGGGCGCAAGGGCGTGGCCGTCGTGCCCGACCGGGGAAACACCATCGGCGGCGTCCCGTGCCTCCACGACGGCGACGCCGGCGAGCGGGGCGGGGAGGGCCGGGCCAACGTGAACGGCTCGCCCTCCGTCGTCGCCTTCTACCTCGGCCAGCCGAAGCCGATCACGCAGGTGGGCGTCTTCAGCTTCAACGGCGACCGCCGGGCGAACCAGGACTTCGAGGTGCGCTTCGCCGACAACAGCGCGAACCCGGGCAAGCTGCCCCAGTTTCCCGAAGGGCCGCACCTCACGTCGGGCGACAAGATTCTCGGCCGCAACGGCGGCGGCTTCCACACCTGGTTCGTCGAGAAGGGCGGCGGCACACTCGTGCCCGGCAAGGCCGACTGGGTGGAGTTCCGCCTCTGGCGCACCTACAGCGTCGAGGCGGGCCAGCCCGCGAAGACCGACAGGCCGAATGGCTGGTCGGCCATCGTCGAGCTCGAGGTCTTCGGCGACGAGGGCGATGTGGTGACGCCTTCGAAGGAGGAACTCGACCGCCGCGCCGCCCTCAAGAAGGCGCCCAGACAGCCCGCCTACGAGAAGAAGGCCACCTGGCAGGAAACGATGATCGCCGCCCGCGAGGGCATCGTGCGCTGGGAGACCGAGCTGGACCTCCTCGTGGCCCCCGACGCGGGGGTGACGTTCGGCCCGTGGCACCTCATCGGCCCCTTCGCGGCCGGCAGCAAGGAGGCGCGGGAGACCGAGGGCGCCCGCAGGATTGACCTCGCCAAGGGCTGGCGGCAACTCCCCGAACTCAAGGACGGCGCGATGGCCGAACTGGCCAGGCCGCTGAACGCGAAGCCCGGCGAGATGATCTTCCTGTGCCGCACGGCCAGGATCGAACGCGTGCTCGACCGCCAGAACCCCTTCGCCATCGGCCTCGGCCTGGGCGCCGGCCGCGTGAGCCTGCTGCCCCATCGCCGCACCGTCGCGGCCCGCCGGCCCGACGAGCCCGCCGCGCCCAACCAGGTCACCTGGGCCTTGCAGGACGGGCAGGGCGACTACCAGGTGCTCGCCGCGCTGCCCGTGGCCGCCGACGGCACCGCCGCCTTCTGGTTCACGCCCCAGCCGCCGGGCACCCGGCCCGGCGCGGGCAGCGACAACCACCGCATCGGCCGCCGCGAGGCGCTCTACGAACAGCTCAAGAAGGACTTCCCCGACCCCGTGAGCGTCAAGCAAATCGCCTGGGAACAGGAAGACAGCATCTGGATCGCCTTCGAGCGGCGCGCGATGTCCAACTACCAGAAGTTCCTGAGCGATTGGGTGCCGGGGAATCCCCTCTTCCTCGTGCGGCAGTATACCGAGGCCGCCGACCTCCGACGCGCGAAGCTCGAGAAAGCGCTGCTCGCCGAACCCGATGCACTGAGGGCGAGCGTGGGGCGCTGGCTGGAGGCCGCCAGAGGCGCCGCGACGCCCAGCGACGTCGCCGCCGCCCGCGCCCGCTACTACGCCCTCGCCACCGTGCAGGAGGCCGTGGCCGAGGCCCACCGAGTCGAGTCCATGCGCCTCGCTGTCGAGGACCAGCGCGAGACCTTCGGCGAGCGCTACCCCAAGGCGGCCGAGTACCTGGCCCGCATCGCCGCGCTCGCGGGGCAAGCGGACGCTGCGCTCGCCGCCGCGCTGGCCGGAAGGGCCGACGCCCTGGCCGCCGTCCTGGGCGTCCGCGCCGAGGCCGACCAGGCGAGCAGCGAGATTCTGCTGGCGAATCCGCTGCTCGTGGGCATGGACAAACTGCTCCTCGTGCGCGGCGGCCCCGGCTTCACCTCCAACTGGAGCGGCCCCAACAGCCTGGGCAGCGAACTCGTCGTGCTCTCGCCCGTGCGGCCCGACGGCGAGGTGAAGGTGATCCACACCGCCCAGGGCAGCCTGAGCAATTTCGACCTCCGCTTCGACGCGGCGAAGATCCTCTACTCCAACGGCCGCCACCTCTTCGAGGTCAACGCCGACGGCACCGGCCTCCGCCAGATCACGAACCAGGCCGACCCCCACGTGTTCCACTACGACCCCTGCTACCTGCCCGACGGCAACATCCTATTCGTCTCCACCGCCTGCGAGCAGGCCGTGCCCTGCACCGGCCAGTGGTACGTCGGCAACATCCATCTGACGGACGCCGAGGGCAGGAACGAGCGGCGCATCACGTTCGACCAGGACCATAGCTGGAACCCCACCGTTCTCAACAACGGCCGCGTCGTCTACACCCGCTGGGAGTACACCGACACGCCGCACTACTTCAGCCGCCTGCTCTTCCACATGAACCCCGACGGCACCGAGCAGATGGAGTACTACGGCAGCAACTCGTATTGGCCCAACGCCATGTACTGGCCGCGGCCCATCCCGGGCCACCCGACCGCGATCGCCTGCATCGTCTCCGGCCACCACGGCGTGGGGCGGATGGGCGAGTTCCTGCTGCTCGACCCGGCCAAGGGCCGCCAGGAGGCCGACGGCGTGGTGCAACGCATCCCCGGCCGCGGGCAGCGGGTCGAGCCGATCATCGAGGACGGCCTGGTCAGCGAATCGTGGCCCCGCTTCGCCATGCCCTGCCCGCTCGCCGAGCCCGAGACCAACCTCGGGGCGGGCAAGTACTTCCTCGTCACCTGCAAGCTCACCCCCTGGTCGCCCTGGGGGCTGTACCTCGTGGACGTGTTCGACAACATGACCCCGCTGCTGATGGGCGGCTACTCGATGGCCACGCCGCTCCGCCCGCGGCCGCGGCCCCCCGTGATCCCGCCCAAGGTGGACCTCGCCAGCCGCGAGGGTGCAGTGTACATGGTGGACATCTATTCCGAAGGCAACCTCAAGGGCTATCCGCGCGGCTCCATCAAAGCGCTCCGCGTCGGCACCCACCACTACCGCTACGGCGACAACGGCGACACCTATGCCTCGTCGCACGACGGCGGGTGGGACGTCAAGCGCATCCTCGGCACCGCGCCCGTCTACCCCGACGGCTCGGCCCACTTCCTCGTGCCCGCGAACACGCCCATCTTCATCCAGCCGCTCGATGCGGAGGGCAAGGCCGTACAGACCATGCGAAGCTGGTTCACGGCCATGCCCGGCGAGACCCTCTCGTGCACCGGCTGCCACGAGCGGCAGAACACCGTGCCGCGCAACATCCTCACCGAGGGCGTCAAGCGCCGCCCCGTCGCCCTCACGCCCTGGCACGGCCCCGCCCGCGGCTTCAGCTTCGACCGCGAGGTGCAGCCCGTGCTCGACCGCCGCTGCGCCGGCTGCCACGACGAGAAGCACCGCCTCGACCTCCGCGCCAAACGCCTCCACAAGAACCCCGGCGACCGCTACAGCCCGGCCTACATCAACCTCGCCCGCTACGTGCGTCGCGCCGGCTACGAGGCCGACTACCATCTCGCCGCCCCCGCCGAATGGGAGGCCACCACCAGCCACCTCGTCCAGATGCTCAAGAAGGGCCACAACAACGTCCAGCTCACGCCCGACGAGTGGGAGCGCCTCTACGCCTGGATTGACTTCAACGTGCCCTATCCCGCCAACTGGCGCGAGAGCCACCGCCCGCCCACCGACGAACAGGTCGAGCGCCGCGCGAAATACAAGAAGCTCCATGCCAACCTCGACGATCAGGACGAGGCCCCGCTCCCCCTGCCCGAGGTCGTCGCCTTCGAGCCGCCGGCCCCCGAGCCGCCGCGGCCCGCCCCCGTGCAGCTCGACGGCTGGCCCCTCAAGCCCGAGGACGCCGCGCGCCTCCAGCGCGAGACGAAGCTCGACACGCTGGCCCTCGACCTCGGCAGCGGCGTGACCATGACGCTCGTGCCCGTGCCCGCGGGCAGGTTCGTCATGGGCGACGTGGCCGGCTTCCCCGACGAGTTTCCTGAGACGGTCGCCGTCATCGCCCAGCCCTTCTACATCGGCCAGTTCGAGGTCACCAACGAGCAGTACGCGCAGTTCGACCCCGCCCACGACAGCGCGTACATGGACGGCCGCGGCAAGGACCGCTTCACCCGCGGCTACCCCGTGAACGAGCCGAGGCAGCCCGTCATCCGCGTCACATGGCACCAGGCGATGGCCTTCTGCGACTGGCTCTCGCGCAGGACCGGCCAGCGGGTCACGCTGCCCACCGAGGCCCAGTGGGAGTGGGCCTGCCGCGCCGGCACGGCCACGCCCTGGAGCTTCGGCGCGAAGGCCAACAGCGTGGCCAACTTCGCCGACGCCTCCATCGCGGGCTGGAACTGGGGCCGCTGCGAGCCCGACTACTCCGACGGAGCGCGCTTCAGCGTGCCCGGCGGCCAGTTCAAGCCCAACGCCTGGGGCCTCTACGACATGCACGGGAATGTGGCGGAGTGGACGCTCAGCAGCTACCGGCCCTACCCCTACCACCCGGGCGACGGGCGCGACGACCCGCGGTCGGGCGAGCCCAAGGTCGTGCGCGGCGGCTCGTGGAACGATCTGCTGGCCTTCGGGCGCTCGGCCTCGCGGTGGGGCTATCCGCCGCACCAGCCGGTCTACAACGTCGGCTTCCGCGTGGTGGTCACCCCCGAGCGCAAGGTGGCCCTTCAGCCAGCGGCGCGGTGA